The proteins below are encoded in one region of Saccopteryx leptura isolate mSacLep1 chromosome 1, mSacLep1_pri_phased_curated, whole genome shotgun sequence:
- the GARIN6 gene encoding Golgi-associated RAB2 interactor protein 6, which produces MSSYSLLPSYTTKSGPARGMFNTPMGKLQRQLYKGEYSMFKSAPMFESDFIQVSRRGEVIDVHNAVQMVTVGIVCTCPHLVLPDVLLLATQKMRKTSTLGLELRRLLPLRLVKLSIHNIQKQRLCLKLVTGRTFYLQLCLRSDVRNLFAYWEKVVYMLNPPVEAYSCTHAIPTDDTLDLSALTEENSQEANAFPSYEQDEDQVSIIRKIHMDP; this is translated from the exons ATGAGCAGCTACTCCTTGTTACCCTCTTACACAACCAAAAGCGGCCCTGCTAGGGGCATGTTTAATACCCCCATGGGGAAACTGCAGCGACAGCTGTACAAAGGGGAGTATAGTATGTTCAAGTCCGCGCCGATGTTTGAGAGCGACTTCATACAGGTCAGCAGAAGGGGAGAAGTGATTGACGTGCACAACGCTGTCCAAATGGTCACGGTGGGCATCGTTTGCACCTGCCCCCACCTCGTACTTCCTGATGTCCTGCTGCTGGCTACCCAGAAAATGAGAAAGACGTCTACACTGGGCTTAGAGCTAAGAAGGCTGCTTCCCTTGAGGTTAGTGAAGCTATCCATTCATAACATTCAAAAACAACGGCTCTGCCTGAAGCTTGTCACTGGCCGCACTTTTTACCTTCAACTGTGCCTGCGTTCAGATGTAAGAAATCTTTTTGCTTACTGGGAAAAAGTTGTTTACATGCTAAACCCACCAGTGGAGGCATACAGCTGCACCCATGCCATTCCCACTGATGACACACTGGATCTGTCCGCCTTAACGGAAGAAAACAGCCAAGAG GCGAATGCCTTTCCTTCCTATGAACAAGATGAAGATCAAGTCAGCATCATCAGGAAAATTCACATGGACCCTTAA